GAGAACTAGAGAGAGTAGTCATAATACAATTATTTGATCATGAAGTTGCATACAAAGCATATGTTATGGAAACCAACTAATTATGGTTGGAGGTCAATTGCCAGAATCTTCTCCCAAGAGTGTTGAGATTTATCTTGGATGTTCATCTTGCATAACACAAAGCGAGTAACATCAAAGCTAAGGCTAGCAAAGCCCTCATCGATAGTAGTAACTTTCTCTTTAgctctttttttctcttcatctGTTAGATACCCATAAAGGAGGCTCAAATGTGGACAACAAGCTGCATCACGTCAATCAGAAATCAAATTAATATTCTCATTCCATGAAATATATGTCACTAGGTAagaacaacattttttttttttttttaaatctgcCCATCCAAGAATCATGGTTCATAAATAGTACTTCTCTACATCCAAAGTCCCAATAAGTTCATTTGTGCATGGTTACATGTTCAACTTACGGAAAGTGTGTTCGAAGATCCTAACAAAGCGTCCGATTTCACCCCATAACTGAGAAAACAAATGTACATGCATTATTAGCAGGCAGTATGAACTAAAAGAAATACCTACTTAATCCATATAAATCCCCTGAACAGAAAAAATGATGATTAAATGTAGGGTTCTACATCTCCGATTGGATCAATGATGAGGGAGACACACTGGTAAAAAAACCGACTAGTTTCAATGAGATCGACGTTACATTCAAAACGGGTGATAATGTTACAAGCATCTTTGAATTGTTGGATCGTATCTTCTTCCGTCCTTAACATGGATCCCAAAACGGTGATGTGAGGTTCGATTTCAGGACCACCGAATTCGGCTCGTAGGCCCTCCATCACCGTCTTGATTCGTGGGAGCACATGTGTTGGTGGAAGAGCCCACActgcatacatgtgcatttctTGCGCATCCTTGAACGCTTCCAATGCTTCTTGTTCTTGGGATGGCATCAGACTGATATTTAAATCGAGAAGAACAATAGTGGTGGATCAGAGAAAATGCCAAGATTAATTTCTTAGGAAGGAAAATCTTCTTAAAATAAGCACACTCAATAGAAAAAATCTTAGTACATTGATAATTTGACTCTACCGTAATGTTAGCTTCAATGAAAATGATTCTGAACAATTCATTTGGGAGTGATCCATGTAAGAAACAGTAAGTGGCAATCCATAAAGAGCTGATACTGAGATAAATGTATGTGGCTCCATGAAAAAGCTAAAAAATAGAGCTCAATTCAGTTTAAATTTTCTTCACCATGTGTGGATGCATAGTCCGAGTAAAAGGGAACTAATAAAACAATAACTCTAAAGCTCGTAGTATCATTGTATTTCTTTTCCCATCCTTGAAAGTGGTTCTAAGTTCGAATTACTCTTCTTCCATTGATCAAAATACTATACATAGAAACagaaaacacagccaagcaaAAGCTGCAAAAAACTATCATGCACATTGACACAAATGATCAAAAGCATAGTTCTTGTCCTTAG
Above is a genomic segment from Rosa chinensis cultivar Old Blush chromosome 3, RchiOBHm-V2, whole genome shotgun sequence containing:
- the LOC121052033 gene encoding cyclic phosphodiesterase-like isoform X2; translation: MPSQEQEALEAFKDAQEMHMYAVWALPPTHVLPRIKTVMEGLRAEFGGPEIEPHITVLGSMLRTEEDTIQQFKDACNIITRFECNVDLIETSRFFYQCVSLIIDPIGDLWGEIGRFVRIFEHTFPCCPHLSLLYGYLTDEEKKRAKEKVTTIDEGFASLSFDVTRFVLCKMNIQDKSQHSWEKILAIDLQP
- the LOC121052033 gene encoding cyclic phosphodiesterase-like isoform X3; the protein is MEPHTFISVSALYGLPLTVSYMDHSQMNCSESFSLKLTLRLMPSQEQEALEAFKDAQEMHMYAVWALPPTHVLPRIKTVMEGLRAEFGGPEIEPHITVLGSMLRTEEDTIQQFKDACNIITRFESCCPHLSLLYGYLTDEEKKRAKEKVTTIDEGFASLSFDVTRFVLCKMNIQDKSQHSWEKILAIDLQP
- the LOC121052033 gene encoding cyclic phosphodiesterase-like isoform X1; its protein translation is MEPHTFISVSALYGLPLTVSYMDHSQMNCSESFSLKLTLRLMPSQEQEALEAFKDAQEMHMYAVWALPPTHVLPRIKTVMEGLRAEFGGPEIEPHITVLGSMLRTEEDTIQQFKDACNIITRFECNVDLIETSRFFYQCVSLIIDPIGDLWGEIGRFVRIFEHTFPCCPHLSLLYGYLTDEEKKRAKEKVTTIDEGFASLSFDVTRFVLCKMNIQDKSQHSWEKILAIDLQP